In Erythrobacter sp. F6033, a single genomic region encodes these proteins:
- a CDS encoding ion transporter codes for MTLQARAKALVEARWFERFIITVIVINAVGLGMETSPTVMNAVGGVVEQLDRIAIAIFVVELLLKLFAYRLAFFRNGWNIFDLAIVSAALVPAGDQFSVLRALRILRALRLVSVVPSMRKVIVGLFSAIPSIGTVIVMLLLLFYISAVMATKLFGGAFPDWFGSLGASLYSLFQIMTLESWSMGIVRPVMEVFPWAWAFFVPFILLTSFIVLNLFIGVIVNAMAEATEDDAHSEREMIIDELRALRSEIAKLRDR; via the coding sequence ATGACATTGCAAGCACGCGCGAAAGCCCTCGTTGAGGCGCGCTGGTTCGAACGTTTCATCATCACGGTGATCGTGATCAACGCGGTTGGTCTGGGCATGGAAACATCGCCGACCGTGATGAATGCGGTTGGCGGAGTTGTTGAGCAACTGGACCGGATCGCAATTGCGATCTTTGTCGTCGAGCTGCTGTTGAAACTGTTCGCGTACCGGCTCGCATTCTTCCGCAATGGCTGGAACATCTTCGACCTTGCAATCGTCAGCGCGGCTCTGGTGCCTGCGGGCGATCAATTTTCGGTCTTGCGCGCTCTGCGCATTTTGCGGGCGCTTAGGCTCGTCTCTGTCGTGCCGAGCATGCGCAAGGTGATCGTAGGGCTGTTCAGCGCAATCCCCAGTATCGGGACCGTCATCGTGATGCTGCTCCTGCTGTTTTATATCAGCGCGGTGATGGCAACGAAGCTGTTCGGCGGAGCCTTCCCGGACTGGTTCGGATCGCTTGGTGCATCGCTCTATTCGCTATTCCAAATCATGACGCTGGAAAGCTGGTCCATGGGCATCGTGCGCCCAGTAATGGAGGTGTTCCCGTGGGCATGGGCGTTCTTTGTGCCCTTTATCCTGCTCACCAGCTTTATCGTGCTGAACCTGTTTATCGGTGTGATCGTCAACGCGATGGCCGAAGCCACCGAAGACGACGCGCACAGCGAGCGCGAGATGATTATCGATGAGCTGCGGGCGCTCAGGAGCGAGATTGCGAAATTGCGGGATCGATAA
- a CDS encoding type 1 glutamine amidotransferase domain-containing protein, whose protein sequence is MKRILIIATDGFEQSELMEPKARLEEDGADITIASLEDGEITGWKDSNWGESVPVDITVEEVSSGDYDALLLPGGQINPDILRMNETVINLIKDFDKADKPIAAICHAPWLLAEADIVKGKVVTSWPSLRTDLRNAGADVVDREVAVDGNLITSRNPEDIPAFTAALKDAMAMERIPENA, encoded by the coding sequence ATGAAACGCATCCTCATTATCGCCACCGACGGATTTGAACAGTCAGAATTGATGGAACCGAAGGCACGTCTGGAAGAAGATGGAGCCGATATCACCATTGCCAGCTTGGAAGACGGTGAGATTACCGGCTGGAAAGACAGCAATTGGGGCGAAAGCGTCCCGGTCGACATTACCGTCGAAGAAGTTTCGAGCGGCGATTATGACGCGCTCCTTCTGCCCGGCGGACAGATCAACCCCGATATTCTGCGCATGAACGAAACCGTGATCAATCTGATCAAGGATTTCGACAAGGCAGACAAACCCATCGCCGCGATTTGCCACGCCCCATGGCTGCTTGCCGAAGCCGATATCGTAAAGGGCAAGGTCGTCACCAGTTGGCCATCCTTGCGCACCGATTTGCGCAACGCAGGTGCCGATGTTGTCGACCGCGAGGTAGCCGTTGATGGCAACCTCATCACAAGCCGCAATCCGGAAGACATCCCCGCATTCACCGCCGCGCTGAAAGACGCAATGGCGATGGAACGCATCCCGGAAAACGCATAA
- a CDS encoding DUF4349 domain-containing protein — protein sequence MRTLSAIICGTSILLAGCSESQQLSEPPSQSRELIETMQTASADAPQNEFGFWKAQESSFDLLGSDAPSARSVAMNAGANAASPERSAEQSQPSPQDLDRIAYTYGFGFQITGDAIEKLQSQHIAMCDAMGKDCRVIRSSQARTDDWDAYGSVEMQIAASKTGSLAEDLSQSAEELGGTLISSVRDGEDLSEKIIDSEARLQSRLILRDRLTEVLKTNGGSVAELVAAEKAVADVNQEIDATRSKLQEFRIRIQYSEVRLEYQPAYGESQIGFLRPVTTSLRSIGSTLGVSVAAMVYVLTALLPFLLLLFAFRWLLHRFGLRLQFWKRKNSGASLEATSLETGTATEED from the coding sequence ATGCGCACTTTATCAGCAATCATATGCGGAACATCGATCTTGCTGGCAGGTTGCTCGGAATCGCAGCAGTTGTCGGAGCCACCGTCGCAATCGCGCGAGTTGATCGAAACGATGCAGACAGCCAGCGCTGACGCGCCTCAAAACGAATTCGGTTTCTGGAAGGCTCAGGAATCCAGCTTCGACCTGTTGGGCAGTGACGCCCCGAGCGCCCGATCCGTAGCGATGAACGCTGGGGCGAATGCGGCATCGCCGGAGCGCAGTGCAGAGCAATCTCAGCCATCACCGCAGGACCTTGACAGGATTGCTTACACATACGGTTTCGGTTTCCAGATCACCGGCGATGCAATCGAGAAACTACAATCCCAACACATCGCAATGTGCGACGCGATGGGAAAGGACTGCCGCGTCATCAGGTCCTCTCAGGCCCGTACAGATGACTGGGATGCCTACGGCTCAGTAGAAATGCAGATTGCGGCAAGCAAAACGGGCTCACTTGCCGAAGACCTCTCACAATCGGCCGAAGAGCTGGGCGGCACGTTGATTTCGTCAGTGCGCGATGGCGAGGACCTCTCTGAGAAAATCATCGATAGCGAAGCACGGTTGCAGTCGCGATTGATACTGCGCGACCGTTTGACCGAGGTGTTGAAAACCAATGGCGGATCAGTTGCGGAACTGGTCGCTGCGGAAAAAGCCGTGGCGGACGTCAATCAAGAAATCGACGCAACGCGTTCAAAATTGCAGGAATTCCGGATCCGCATTCAATACAGCGAAGTGCGCCTCGAATACCAACCGGCCTATGGAGAGAGCCAGATTGGTTTCCTTCGCCCGGTGACCACATCTTTGCGCTCGATTGGCTCCACTCTAGGTGTGAGTGTGGCGGCTATGGTTTATGTGCTCACGGCTCTCCTACCGTTTTTGCTTTTGCTGTTTGCTTTTCGCTGGTTGCTTCACCGCTTTGGCCTGCGGCTGCAGTTCTGGAAACGAAAGAACAGCGGTGCTTCTCTTGAGGCAACCTCTCTCGAGACTGGGACCGCGACGGAAGAAGACTGA